In Vanacampus margaritifer isolate UIUO_Vmar chromosome 6, RoL_Vmar_1.0, whole genome shotgun sequence, the DNA window atatagttatttggggggggggggggggggtacttgcAACCTGTAGTAAGTTGATCATAATTTCATTGAGGATCGTTAATGTGAAATATACTCAAATCGGACGTTGTATATGCTGGTAAACTTTTAGAggaattaaatttaaatgtatatcacttttcatatcaaaataaagaaaacctcacatccacaatttatttttatgagtCTGCAATAGACCTGCCACCTGACCATCTTAAACATTCAGGAAATGcaggaaaaacaaactaaatatttTAGCCTTCAGATCAAAAGACGAAAACGGCTAAATTGTACAAAAATCATTTGGATAGTCCTGACAGTGAATGATATACACATGCATGTCATAATGGAACAACATCCACCTCAAACTAATGGGCAGCCTCTTCTATTATTATCATCACGCATACACCTTTAGAAAAACTTTTGCCTAAAATGAGACATTTTGTAAcaggcttgtttgtttttttttaagtgcgtAAATGTCACATCCATGTATCCCAGTTTTTCGTGGGCAAGCATGGCCACCCTTTCTTAATAAAAACCTCAAACTACACTTAAATGCCTCATTTGGTAGTTTCATTTTGAATGTAACTTTATTACTGGAGCAAGGATACAAAAAATAAGTTGTCAATGCTGGTTCTATAGTATCTTGACAAATGTGCATGGAACAAAAGAATTCAAAAAAGGGGGTGTTTATTTGTTGAATATAGGGTACATTCTACCCGTACAAAAGCACTCACTGACTGATGCTGGCAGAATATGTGGGGGTTGATGTTTTTAGGCAAGTGGCACAtctctaacttttttttgttgttgttgtcacaaacaggaagtgcgtCAACTTTGAATTCCGCCTCAGTGCTCCATTGGCTCTTCGGGCACTGCAGCAACAGCAGGAGCGTCGTCGTCTGCAGGCGCGGCAACCTGATGCACCCAAAACATTCATCAGCAAACTAACTtacaaaatgctaaatatcgcATACCAAACAACTTTTGAGGACCCGTAATGTTAATTGTCGACCATCCCGTGCCTCAGTGGACATGCACTTTACTGTGATAAAAGTTGCTGTGCTAACAAATAGCAAGATAGCAACCGGAGTAGCGAAACACCAAGAAACAATATGCGTTCTGGTCAAGtgcttccccccacccccaaacacTCCACTTTCATCTgctatattaaaagaaaaagaaagagaaaaaaaatcgcaaaaatAATTGCTTCTGTCCAAATGCAGTAAATAAAGACCACCCTTATGTGTGCATTTGCATaatgttgatgacatcatcaccttCCTCTGCGGCCTCTCCTCCAGACCCTCCAAGAAGGGGGccacgtcgtcgtcgtcgtagATGGTGAACTCCATGTCCTTACCCACAATACCGATGGAAACATTCTGAAACAAATTCATTAATAAAACTTAATGTTTGTCATTGCGCTTATGAAAAcatgatttttcaaaaaaaataaaaaataaataagcgtAATGTGAACCAGGACCAGCAGAAATCGAGTGTGTGGACTACCTTGGTGGTGAGGTCCTGCTCAGTGGGGAGGGTCTCTCTGAGGGCTCTCAAGCCATGCTGGACCAAGTCATTCAGGTTGCCTGAACAATAAACACATTTGCTCAGATGCTAACACATAGCAAAGTGGCATCTTTATTGCTTAGATAGCCTgaaggataaaaaaataaaataaaataaaaaataaaaaaaacatttcagcaaCTTTTGAGTCATTTTCCAAATTCACAGATTTTCACCATGTGCAGGTGGGTCTGGAAAGTATCCCCCCTTGATAAACGCGGATTGACTGTATAATGTATAACGAAGAGCCACTATAATGCCATTCATTGGCCTTCCGAATCAGCTACTGTGCTTGTGACGGTGTAAGTTAAGTCTGCGGCGAAGCTCACAGTCTGCAAACTTGTCCATGCATCTCTCCAGGTAGGTGCGGGCCGACTGCGAGCGGGCGCCTATGGACATGGCCTTGCAGTCAAAGTAGTTGGCCGACGGGCACGTCTGGAAGATGTGGGGTCCCATGTCctggcatatgcaaatttaacACATTTGTATACAGCCTAGCTTCGAGTTTCGAACAAAACGAGTGAGTGAACTTACATCATAGCCGGCGATTAGCAGTCCAACGCCGTATGGTCTCCTTCCGTATCGCTGTGTTGGGATTTGAGTTTCTGAGCTTCTGTCAAGGAACGATCGCTGCTGCTTTTATACGAAACTATTCGTCAAATACAGTGAACGGCCACCTATTCATGGTTCACTATTCAATTGGGGCTGTGGATGAAATAGTCATGATTCAAATGGGGATTCGAGTTAGCATGGCAAAGCCATCAGCAAATCATAATTTCCGGATCAGAATGAGTCTTTGAATATCTCGCTATTTAACTCTTTTgatgccaaaaacgtttaatgacgtttagcaaaatccaaatgaatgctgcCAAAAACGATAATTGGCgtttactacgtttttttttgttgttttatcgcaatgggcagtgcaacgtctgTATGCATCTCTTTTCAACGTTCTGCCGGTGTATGCAATTGCAGTGAATCATGGcagatcttaggaaatagaacgtattcaaggatgacgtgaatgatcaaagcctttgtcacattaaatctaattcacaaagcgtcactaaacaacaaatattagtgtcaaagtcactgttgtgcagaaaatgtatcttttcacaaaaagctcgttttctcctaatttttttttagttttcgctcaatgtcactcaaatgacctattttcaaatggtgattactaaagaacggaatatggtagaaacacactttttttccaatGAAAGAATGACgcgatctttcatttggtatgcAGTTAATGTAGTCAACGTACAAAATATTCTgcttgccttgaaagatgagttaaaatgctagaaatcggctggcactgtcggggttgttgttttttttgataccgtgtggcagtaaaagagttaacttgATTTATTCAGACAATTACAAGTTGTGTGTGTAATTTGGCTGTAAGGATACTGCTGCCAACGAGGTGGACGAGTCGCGACGCGGGCAGGGGTCGGTCAAAGACGAACCTGGAGTCCAAACACTCCTGACGCATGAAGTTactgcaaaaaaacagaaagaaaagaaaacaacttagcgcgtgtgtgttttgttgttattgtggtT includes these proteins:
- the psma1 gene encoding proteasome subunit alpha type-1 isoform X1; its protein translation is MFRNQYDNDVTVWSPQGRIHQIEYAMEAVKQGSATVGLKSKTQAVLVALKRAQSELAAHQKKILHVDNHIGISIAGLTADARLLCNFMRQECLDSRFVFDRPLPASRLVHLVGSKTQIPTQRYGRRPYGVGLLIAGYDDMGPHIFQTCPSANYFDCKAMSIGARSQSARTYLERCMDKFADCNLNDLVQHGLRALRETLPTEQDLTTKNVSIGIVGKDMEFTIYDDDDVAPFLEGLEERPQRKVAAPADDDAPAVAAVPEEPMEH
- the psma1 gene encoding proteasome subunit alpha type-1 isoform X2, which gives rise to MEAVKQGSATVGLKSKTQAVLVALKRAQSELAAHQKKILHVDNHIGISIAGLTADARLLCNFMRQECLDSRFVFDRPLPASRLVHLVGSKTQIPTQRYGRRPYGVGLLIAGYDDMGPHIFQTCPSANYFDCKAMSIGARSQSARTYLERCMDKFADCNLNDLVQHGLRALRETLPTEQDLTTKNVSIGIVGKDMEFTIYDDDDVAPFLEGLEERPQRKVAAPADDDAPAVAAVPEEPMEH